A portion of the Polaribacter cellanae genome contains these proteins:
- the ileS gene encoding isoleucine--tRNA ligase has product MEMKFPEYKGLDLPKVAEEILNYWEENNIFKKSVTTREGAEPFVFFEGPPSANGLPGVHHVLARAIKDIFPRYKTMKGYQVKRKAGWDTHGLPIELGVEKELGITKEDIGKKISVEDYNAACRKAVMRYTDIWNDLTQKMGYWVDMNDPYITYEPKYMESVWWLLKQIYNKELIYKGYTIQPYSPKAGTGLSSHELNQPGTYQDVTDTTIVAQFKADESSLPDFLKKYDHLNFIAWTTTPWTLPSNTALTVGPKIDYVVVATYNQYTFEPIHVILAKNLVSKQFDKKFKQTEVVSELSAYTKEDKKIPFLICEECKGKDLVDIKYEQLLDYVLPNDNPENAFRVIAGDFVTTEDGTGIVHTAPTFGADDALVAKQATPEIPPMLVKDANDNLVPLVDLQGKFRPEVTEFAGKYVKNEYYADDEAPGKSVDVEIAIKLKTENKAFKVEKYKHSYPNCWRTDKPILYYPLDSWFIKVTDIKDRMHELNKTINWKPESTGTGRFGNWLANANDWNLSRSRYWGIPLPIWRTEDGKEEICIGSVKELKEEMAKAVEAGVLAKDIFEDFEVDNNSEENYAKIDLHKNIVDEIVLVSASGQPMKRESDLIDVWFDSGSMPYAQWHYPFENKNKIDGNESFPADFIAEGVDQTRGWFYTLHAIATMVFDSVAYKNVVSNGLVLDKNGHKMSKRLGNATDPFTTLSTYGADATRWYMISNANPWDNLKFDLEGIEEVKRKFFGTLYNTYSFFSLYTNIDGFSYGEEDIALNERPEIDRWILSELHTLIAKVDKFYAAYEPTRAARAISDFTQDYLSNWYVRLSRRRFWKGDYQTDKISAYQTLYTCMVTIAKLSAPIAPFFMDRLYQDLNSVTGKESSESIHLSDFPKFEASFVDKSLERKMENAQTISSLVLSLRAKEKIKVRQPLQKIMIPVDNNQQKEEILAVANLIKSEVNIKEVDILEDASDILIKQIKPNFKALGPKFGKDMRFVAGAVQKFTQEDINKIEKDKNISLDINGKNITLGLEDVEISSKDIEGWLVANEGALTVALDVTITEELRKEGVARELVNRIQNTRKDTGLEVTDKIKLTVLNYENLQQSILENKTYIMSETLTEDLVFVDELTNGTEIEFDTIKSKILIEKI; this is encoded by the coding sequence ATAGAGATGAAATTTCCTGAATATAAAGGTCTTGACTTGCCAAAAGTAGCAGAAGAAATTCTTAACTATTGGGAAGAAAATAACATATTTAAAAAAAGTGTAACCACAAGAGAAGGTGCAGAGCCTTTTGTCTTTTTTGAAGGACCACCCTCAGCAAACGGATTGCCAGGAGTTCATCATGTTTTGGCAAGAGCTATAAAAGATATTTTTCCTCGTTATAAAACCATGAAAGGTTATCAAGTAAAGCGTAAAGCTGGTTGGGATACACATGGTTTGCCAATAGAATTAGGCGTAGAAAAAGAATTGGGAATTACCAAAGAAGACATTGGAAAGAAAATTTCTGTAGAAGATTACAACGCAGCTTGTAGAAAAGCAGTAATGCGTTACACAGATATTTGGAACGATTTAACCCAAAAAATGGGTTATTGGGTAGATATGAACGATCCTTATATTACCTACGAACCAAAATATATGGAATCTGTTTGGTGGTTATTAAAGCAAATTTATAACAAAGAACTAATTTACAAAGGCTATACAATTCAGCCATATTCGCCAAAAGCAGGAACAGGATTAAGTTCGCACGAATTAAATCAACCAGGAACATATCAAGATGTAACAGATACCACAATTGTGGCTCAGTTTAAAGCAGATGAAAGTTCATTGCCAGATTTTCTAAAAAAATACGATCATTTAAACTTTATTGCTTGGACAACTACACCTTGGACACTGCCAAGTAATACTGCATTAACAGTAGGACCAAAAATTGATTATGTTGTTGTTGCAACTTACAATCAATATACTTTTGAGCCAATTCACGTTATTTTAGCAAAGAATTTAGTTTCTAAACAGTTTGATAAAAAATTCAAACAAACAGAAGTTGTTTCTGAACTATCAGCATATACAAAAGAAGATAAAAAGATTCCTTTTTTAATTTGTGAAGAATGCAAAGGAAAAGATTTAGTTGACATAAAATACGAGCAATTATTAGATTACGTTTTACCGAACGACAATCCAGAAAATGCATTTAGAGTAATTGCTGGAGATTTTGTGACTACAGAAGATGGAACAGGAATTGTACACACAGCACCCACTTTTGGAGCAGATGATGCTTTGGTTGCCAAACAAGCAACACCAGAAATACCACCAATGTTAGTAAAAGATGCGAATGATAATTTGGTTCCTTTAGTAGATTTACAAGGTAAATTTAGACCAGAAGTTACTGAATTTGCTGGTAAATATGTAAAAAATGAATATTATGCTGATGATGAAGCACCAGGAAAATCTGTAGATGTAGAAATTGCTATCAAACTAAAAACAGAAAACAAGGCTTTTAAAGTCGAAAAATACAAGCACAGTTATCCAAATTGTTGGAGAACAGACAAGCCTATTTTATATTATCCATTAGATTCTTGGTTTATAAAAGTTACAGATATAAAAGACAGAATGCACGAGTTGAACAAAACCATCAATTGGAAACCAGAATCTACAGGAACTGGTCGTTTTGGAAACTGGTTGGCAAATGCAAACGACTGGAATTTATCTCGTTCGAGATATTGGGGAATTCCATTGCCAATTTGGAGAACAGAAGATGGTAAAGAAGAAATTTGTATTGGTTCTGTAAAAGAATTAAAAGAAGAAATGGCGAAAGCTGTGGAAGCAGGAGTTTTAGCAAAAGATATTTTTGAAGATTTTGAAGTAGATAACAATTCCGAAGAAAACTATGCAAAAATAGATTTACATAAGAATATTGTTGATGAAATTGTATTGGTTTCAGCATCAGGACAACCCATGAAACGCGAAAGCGACTTAATTGATGTTTGGTTCGATTCTGGTTCTATGCCTTATGCACAATGGCATTATCCTTTCGAAAATAAAAATAAAATTGATGGAAATGAGTCTTTTCCTGCAGATTTTATTGCTGAAGGAGTAGACCAAACAAGAGGTTGGTTTTATACATTACATGCAATTGCAACGATGGTTTTCGATTCAGTTGCGTATAAAAACGTAGTTTCTAACGGTTTGGTTTTAGACAAAAACGGACATAAAATGTCCAAGCGTTTAGGAAATGCAACAGACCCTTTTACAACATTATCAACTTATGGAGCAGATGCAACTCGTTGGTACATGATTTCGAATGCAAATCCTTGGGACAATTTAAAATTCGATTTAGAAGGAATAGAAGAAGTAAAACGTAAGTTTTTCGGAACGTTATACAACACGTATTCATTCTTTTCATTATATACAAATATCGATGGTTTTTCTTACGGCGAAGAAGATATTGCTTTAAATGAAAGACCAGAAATAGATAGATGGATTCTATCAGAATTACATACTTTAATTGCTAAAGTAGATAAATTCTACGCAGCATATGAGCCTACAAGAGCTGCAAGAGCCATAAGCGACTTTACTCAAGATTACCTAAGTAACTGGTATGTTCGTTTGAGCAGAAGACGTTTTTGGAAAGGAGATTATCAAACAGATAAAATTTCTGCCTACCAAACATTGTACACTTGTATGGTTACAATTGCAAAATTAAGTGCGCCAATTGCTCCGTTTTTTATGGATAGATTGTACCAAGATTTAAATTCTGTAACAGGTAAAGAATCTTCAGAAAGCATCCATTTATCCGATTTTCCAAAATTTGAAGCAAGCTTTGTAGATAAGTCTTTGGAGCGTAAAATGGAAAATGCACAAACAATTTCTTCTTTAGTGTTATCATTAAGAGCAAAAGAAAAAATTAAGGTGCGTCAGCCATTGCAAAAAATTATGATTCCTGTTGATAACAATCAGCAAAAAGAAGAAATTTTAGCAGTTGCAAATTTAATTAAGAGCGAAGTAAATATTAAAGAAGTAGATATTTTAGAAGATGCATCCGACATATTAATTAAACAAATTAAGCCTAATTTTAAAGCTTTAGGGCCTAAGTTTGGCAAAGATATGCGTTTTGTTGCAGGTGCTGTTCAAAAATTTACACAAGAAGATATTAACAAAATAGAGAAAGATAAAAACATTTCTCTTGACATTAATGGAAAAAATATTACTTTAGGACTCGAAGATGTAGAAATTTCGTCAAAAGATATCGAAGGTTGGTTAGTTGCAAACGAAGGCGCGTTAACAGTAGCTTTAGATGTTACAATTACAGAAGAATTGCGTAAAGAAGGTGTTGCCAGAGAATTGGTAAATAGAATTCAAAACACACGTAAAGACACTGGTTTAGAAGTAACAGATAAAATTAAGCTTACGGTCTTAAACTACGAGAACTTACAACAGTCTATCTTAGAAAACAAAACCTACATTATGAGTGAAACATTAACCGAAGATTTGGTTTTTGTAGACGAATTAACAAATGGTACAGAAATAGAATTCGATACCATTAAAAGTAAAATATTAATCGAAAAAATTTAA
- a CDS encoding PorP/SprF family type IX secretion system membrane protein: MKKIIVILAVILFTVSAKAQQDPQYTQYMYNMNIINPAYAGSYDVLSINLLGRSQWVGIDGAPRTLTMGINSPVGKNVGLGLSVIVDEIGPVQEQNVYGDFSYTLKVGENAKLALGLKAGFTFFNICLPCLETVNGGDQAFVNQNANKIMPNIGAGAFYYTNKFYAGLSIPNLLKTFHFDKKGGQISRASETNHFFFTSGYVFDLSNDVKLKPSTMIKAAEGSPLSIDFSGNVLLYDKLEFGLSYRLDESVSALINIRASNTLRIGYAYDYTLTNLGNYNSGSHEVFVLFNFDFERNKIKSPRFF; encoded by the coding sequence ATGAAAAAAATTATAGTAATACTTGCAGTTATATTATTTACTGTTTCTGCAAAAGCGCAACAAGACCCACAATACACACAGTACATGTACAACATGAATATCATAAACCCAGCTTATGCTGGGTCATATGATGTGTTAAGTATTAATTTACTGGGAAGATCTCAATGGGTTGGTATAGATGGAGCACCAAGAACACTTACAATGGGTATTAATTCGCCAGTAGGTAAAAATGTTGGTTTAGGACTATCTGTAATTGTAGACGAAATTGGGCCCGTACAAGAACAAAATGTATATGGAGACTTTTCCTACACGTTAAAAGTAGGGGAAAATGCAAAGTTAGCATTAGGTTTAAAAGCGGGTTTTACATTCTTTAATATTTGTTTACCATGTTTAGAAACTGTAAATGGAGGAGACCAAGCCTTTGTAAATCAAAACGCAAATAAAATAATGCCAAATATAGGAGCAGGTGCATTTTATTACACAAATAAGTTTTATGCAGGTTTATCAATACCTAATTTGTTAAAAACGTTTCATTTTGATAAAAAAGGAGGACAGATATCGAGAGCCTCAGAAACGAATCACTTTTTCTTTACATCTGGTTATGTATTCGATTTATCGAACGATGTTAAATTAAAGCCATCTACAATGATAAAAGCAGCAGAAGGCTCTCCATTATCCATAGATTTCTCTGGAAATGTATTGTTATACGATAAGTTAGAATTTGGTCTTTCTTATAGATTAGACGAATCTGTATCTGCATTAATTAACATAAGAGCCTCAAATACACTAAGAATAGGTTACGCATACGATTATACCTTAACAAACCTTGGAAATTACAATTCAGGATCTCATGAGGTATTTGTACTATTTAATTTCGATTTTGAAAGAAATAAAATTAAATCACCAAGATTCTTCTAG
- a CDS encoding OmpA family protein, whose product MKKTIQLTLVLLFSSLTILGQTKDTKKADVHFENLSYALAAQEYKKLAEENATEHVLQRLADSYYFNVKMQEASAAYSRLFTNFPTQKPEYIFRYAQALRATGNFSDSNAWMKKFHEAKKNDSRGIHFTNHKATLNELRNGKPNYTVSNLRSINTVNSDFGVTDYGNTILFSSPRKGNVFVKRSHTRNNKNFLDIYKVIKEKITTNEGDNSDVRPMFTDEVNSKYHESSVAFSPDKKTMYFTRNNYNKGVYKNDKKGYNNLKIYKAVWVDNKWTNVEEVSFNSNEYSTGHPSVSKDGKTLYFASDIPGGIGKTDIYKVAINNDGSFGTPQNLGSKVNTEGREMFPFISDEEVLYFSSDGHFGIGALDVFATRIEKGEYKTPVNLKAPVNSPLDDFAFSINSIDRTGYLSSNREGGVGDDDIYAVVELEKPEIISVKLPCMQVVSGVVKDKKLQTPLPGAKLVLKDAKAKIVKEVYADANAAFSFTLPCNRQYTLEVTKEYYEPDTVSFMSTEKKEIALNLDFALDIVSDFAYNERGELIIKIEPIYFDYNKANIRPDAAIELNHIANIMKKYPKLVIRSSSHTDARGKARYNEALSNRRAKSSVAYIIEKGISSSRIIGKGFGETRLINECVDNDNHTNRVKCTKEQHQANRRTEFVIVKM is encoded by the coding sequence ATGAAAAAAACAATACAACTTACACTCGTACTTTTATTCAGCTCTCTAACCATACTTGGGCAAACTAAAGATACGAAAAAAGCAGACGTCCATTTCGAAAATTTATCTTATGCATTAGCAGCGCAAGAATATAAGAAACTTGCAGAAGAAAATGCTACAGAGCATGTATTGCAAAGACTAGCAGATAGTTATTATTTTAACGTAAAGATGCAAGAAGCATCAGCTGCATACAGTAGGCTATTTACTAATTTTCCAACACAAAAACCAGAGTATATTTTTAGATATGCACAAGCATTAAGAGCGACAGGAAATTTTAGCGATTCAAATGCTTGGATGAAAAAATTTCACGAAGCAAAAAAGAACGACTCAAGAGGAATTCACTTTACAAATCACAAAGCCACTTTAAATGAACTTAGAAATGGGAAACCAAACTATACTGTTAGTAATTTAAGAAGTATAAATACGGTTAATTCCGATTTTGGAGTAACAGATTATGGAAACACAATTCTATTCTCTTCACCAAGAAAAGGAAATGTGTTTGTAAAGAGAAGTCATACAAGAAACAATAAAAACTTCCTTGATATCTACAAAGTAATTAAAGAAAAAATTACAACGAACGAAGGAGATAATTCGGATGTAAGACCAATGTTTACAGACGAAGTAAACTCCAAATACCACGAATCTTCTGTAGCATTTTCTCCAGATAAAAAAACAATGTACTTTACCAGAAATAATTACAACAAAGGTGTTTATAAAAACGATAAAAAAGGCTATAACAACCTAAAAATCTACAAAGCAGTTTGGGTAGATAATAAATGGACAAACGTAGAAGAAGTCTCTTTTAATAGTAACGAATATTCAACAGGACATCCATCTGTTAGTAAAGATGGTAAAACATTGTATTTTGCATCAGACATACCAGGAGGAATAGGAAAAACAGATATTTACAAAGTAGCAATTAATAATGATGGATCTTTTGGAACACCACAAAATTTAGGTTCAAAAGTAAATACAGAAGGTAGAGAAATGTTTCCTTTTATTTCAGATGAAGAGGTATTGTATTTTTCTTCAGATGGTCATTTTGGTATAGGAGCCTTAGACGTATTTGCAACCAGAATAGAAAAAGGAGAATATAAAACTCCTGTAAATTTAAAAGCACCAGTAAATTCTCCATTAGACGATTTTGCTTTTTCAATAAACTCAATAGACAGAACAGGGTATTTATCTTCTAACAGAGAAGGTGGAGTTGGAGACGATGATATTTATGCAGTTGTAGAATTAGAAAAACCTGAAATAATTTCAGTAAAACTTCCATGTATGCAAGTAGTTTCTGGTGTTGTAAAAGACAAGAAACTTCAAACACCTTTGCCAGGAGCAAAATTAGTTTTAAAAGATGCAAAAGCAAAGATTGTTAAAGAAGTGTATGCAGATGCGAATGCAGCATTTTCCTTTACATTACCTTGTAATCGACAATATACATTAGAGGTAACAAAAGAGTACTATGAGCCAGATACAGTTTCTTTTATGAGTACAGAAAAGAAAGAAATAGCACTTAACTTAGATTTTGCCTTAGATATTGTATCAGACTTTGCTTATAACGAAAGAGGAGAGTTAATAATTAAAATAGAACCTATATATTTCGATTATAATAAAGCGAACATAAGACCAGATGCAGCAATAGAACTGAATCATATTGCTAATATTATGAAAAAATACCCAAAATTAGTAATTAGATCTAGTTCACATACAGATGCTAGAGGTAAAGCACGTTATAACGAAGCATTATCAAACAGAAGAGCAAAATCTTCTGTAGCTTACATCATCGAAAAAGGAATTAGTTCGTCAAGAATCATAGGAAAAGGTTTTGGAGAAACAAGATTGATAAACGAATGTGTAGATAACGATAACCATACAAATCGTGTAAAATGTACCAAAGAACAGCACCAAGCAAACAGAAGAACAGAGTTTGTAATTGTTAAAATGTAA